The Salegentibacter mishustinae genomic interval AATACACCGATAGAAAATATAAGTGTAATCGCATCGGGCGCAGAATACGATAGACTATGGGCAAGGCCAGCCCAAATGCTTGGAGAAAGTTCTACAGATGCATCCGGGGAATTTTCTTTTGTAAGTTTAGATACCGATAATAGTTTTTATGGGGTAAGTATAAACCATCCAAATCATCAGGATTACAGGGAAGAATTTAGTACTATTCACTATTTAGATACTATTGGCTCGAGAGGAAATTCCTTTGAATTGACAAATATACAACTACCTAAAATTCTGGAATTTCAAGTTAAGCTCAATAATACTTCGGCCAGAAACGATACTTTATTTTTTGAATTTTCTTATTCTTCTACTGAAATATACAGAAAAATTCAGGAAGATTCATTTGATAATCCCCTCCGGTTTCAGGGGGAGAGCGAATACTGGAACAAAATATTGCCAGGAGAAGATGAAATGACAATTTCAGCTAAAACTATAGAAAACAGCGATCTTCAGTTTAAATATAAATTTAGTGCTGAAGCGGTTTACGATACAATAAATGTTGAAATAACTCCTGAAAATTCCGTGTATGAGTTCAACTTTTAAACTTTTTCTATTCGCTATTCTATTTCCGCTTTCGCTAACTGCGCAAGATAGTATCCCCGAACCACATCTAAATCAATATGTAGCTACAGATCCTGAAACCGTATTTTTTGTCGGAGAATTTTTTAGAGGTTATAGTGTAA includes:
- a CDS encoding carboxypeptidase-like regulatory domain-containing protein, yielding MKKELLLLIFIVFTGCVQHNVGVVGSKRMLISGNILNAENTPIENISVIASGAEYDRLWARPAQMLGESSTDASGEFSFVSLDTDNSFYGVSINHPNHQDYREEFSTIHYLDTIGSRGNSFELTNIQLPKILEFQVKLNNTSARNDTLFFEFSYSSTEIYRKIQEDSFDNPLRFQGESEYWNKILPGEDEMTISAKTIENSDLQFKYKFSAEAVYDTINVEITPENSVYEFNF